The proteins below come from a single Neospora caninum Liverpool complete genome, chromosome IX genomic window:
- a CDS encoding protein C47D12.8, partially confirmed by transcript evidence, related produces the protein METHEKDIPHAPCSEQFISDLQPRRSTTSSSPSSSSSPASSSSSSPASSSSSSSSSSSSSSSSSSSSSSSSSSSSAGSREEALFPSLEYKEEVVSKLMKEDALAVVARGLDAHGILLLLLRRLQCQPRAGSPDAGSSGRTPGLCVGSRAFPKLIFVLNVSQEECELLQLRQVLLEEQISERERLLQVVEKQRHARQACRGTEQALPRQPASLDGSDAAFGASPSPQTFSASSSPLAVSSLSPVQPSSSPPSTALSVPSSFSSDSSLSSSLSHLSSRSSCLSSSLMLRYVGSGLGPSCEGSTTWPQREKLYAKGGCFSVSSRVLVGDLLSGKLPPEVIDCIIVMHAETVCKGFNEAFIVRLYRQRNRLGGLKAICDNPSAFFSSFLSRKHNVSIFGLLERTMKQLWIQKVHLFPRDSPVVQRSLEAAEPESLEVVLQPSTSTLEIQRAVILMLQSGLDFLKRIRLLNLENIQDAQTLIVGGRATVAAKAAALLAQLADQEERQREEGESAGERAGEREEKDAEGARPHASPFSAKLGGSAGVEAFAASVKESAEAVWHKLDAKSRQFVADLGVLRNLLWRLYRLDAVAFFSLVETLKASKVLDPGWMYTTEMHVLLHRAQNRVFCLQRIPHSELLRQREKANRARHAQLRGVAAACEGLDGVVCVDSASDSGDNAGDSKEEEKDSLSSRSAAQDAAQTSTQDTGREPCSSPPFSSSFFSASSASAPCPRLRARREPLVKKAVLVCEPNAKWGWLIQFLWRCEVSDAIYRKLLLEQEQPNRARHGRGRGGFPSASPSHFSLAAVSSSAPTLSASFSRGSERDRTAGEPRSPGARTAAEHARAQDALEERGARGRGKRNVDRTELSRAGCGETSPKRPRIDSEVSNGTTPDKSAPATSHWEPAGGEEDCVFEAVDDEETGDDEGEETGTFRNQELSLLGKQSREVSDDAELLTEGEDAPTSEADEVHDGQSASAFPPLFSRPGRGWGGSALGVERESERREREGGGGLSETSHLLRVALQEEEAKESTPSLSWAHAVEEHLLTDETMRKNVARRTRKLRIRPTPFIVSASAGSGAVAYALRQLLPHAVVLVDPQPSLVREIEVFCAERRALSDMLSEARAFIPPKAAEANDGGRESGAAEQRANCEKEEREGSEESEEGEKKPRKKRKVAERESKGEVTVNEGRDASAVQTLAVYTGPPSSPSTSFSSSDSSSCLPYVFSGTDLSVFVLVLERSVELQQFLSTVQVEQTAWKMLFQQKKHLLVPVDDLLFFTPLLPSLTSTGGSEWEARLAARREEMRRVVASEEAARRQQGLREGDESANPLFGRGLTTAETAALGLQWRQQLGAMGIGSQSLDSTRRGGGRDVFLRQQIEKEMKRRQQGEKNETHAGLALRDLETQTPDRLGDTLVCSAALELLQPKVVVDMREMRSSLPFELFCKRLRVVPLTFGVGDYVLTREICVERKAIFDLWQSLLSGRLYQQAQLLCRYYRCPTLLIEFERGRPFALVGYPGLPLEAESLRALGNTAVGCCALLHKLLLLVLHFPSLRLIWAPHSAFSANIFIALKTGREQPNLSRIEAIDRQFLLETEDSEASQRAMNMRPLSSFQSTFSMLGGKKTVSKAKPDSGQVAACASAAKELSLQRETGGEKRDEDVPPASPAQQRGGAAHQRETHAQDVVCVEDRTDGHSKGASATGLQLVGVRTPEKRKTESRVSAPSQQLQLALRPVSPSQAARANTDPPILSDCAESSGLTDTRRSVLAVQLTEEQKALRGREATAGLRPASSATNTAAVDFLRRLPGVTSKNINLIVSRVGSVADLASMSEKEMIDLLGPDDGHHLYSFLNAPIDFD, from the exons ATGGAAACGCATGAAAAGGACATTCCACACGCTCCCTGCAGCGAGCAATTCATCTCGGATCTACAACCCAGACGCTCTACcacctcttcttctccctcttcctcttcttctcccgcatcttcttcctcttcttctcccgcgtcttcttcctcttcgtcttcctcttcttcctcctcttcttcttcctcttcttcttcctcttcgtcttcctcttcgtcttcttccgctggtTCGCGGGAGGAggctctgtttccttctctcgagtACAAGGAAGAGGTGGTCAGCAAACTGATGAAGGAAGACGCGTTGGCGGTTGTGGCACGAGGCCTGGATGCCCACGGAattctcttgcttcttctgcggcgtctccagtgTCAGCCCAGAGCGGGGTCGCCAGACGCAGGTTCGAGTGGACGTACACCTGGGCTGTGCGTCGGCAGTCGGGCGTTTCCGAAACTCATTTTTGTCTTGAACGTTTCTCAGGAAGAATGCGAACTCCTGCAACTGCGCCAAGTCCTGCTCGAGGAGCAAATTtccgagcgcgagagacttCTCCAAGTCGTcgaaaagcaaagacacGCACGCCAGGCCTGTCGAGGGACAGAACAGGCCTTGCCTCGCCAGCCAGCCTCACTAGACGGCTCTGATGCGGCATTCGGCGCATCTCCGAGCCCGCAAacgttttctgcttcttcctcccctctcgccgtctcttctctgtcgccagTTCAGCCCAGCTCCTCGCCACCTTCAACCGCGCTCAGTGTCCcttcgtcgttctcttctgattcttctctctcgtcttctctctctcatctttcttctcgttcctcttgtctttcttcttcgctgaTGCTTCGTTATGTCGGCAGCGGGTTGGGGCCGAGCTGTGAGGGCTCCACGACGTGGCCTCAGAGGGAGAAACTGTACGCGAAGGGCGGCTGTTTCTCCGTGTCTTCCCGCGTCCTGGTCGGCGATTTGCTGTCTGGGAAACTTCCGCCGGAAGTGATCGACTGCATCATTgtgatgcatgcagaaaccgTGTGCAAGGGCTTCAACGAGGCCTTCATTGTTcggctgtacagacagcgcaACCGCCTGGGCGGCCTCAAGGCGATCTGCGACAAcccctccgccttcttctcgtccttcctgAGCAGGAAGCACAACGTCTCGATTTTCGGCCTGCTCGAAAGAACCATGAAACAGTTGTGGATCCAAAAAGTTCACCTCTTCCCCAGAGATTCCCCCGTCGTCCAACGGAGTCTGGAG GCCGCGGAGCCTGAGAGCCTCGAAGTGGTCCTGCAGCCGTCGACGTCGACTCTGGAGATTCAGCGGGCTGTCATTCTGATGCTCCAGTCCGGACTTGACTTCTTGAAGCGGATTCGCCTGCTCAACCTCGAAAATATCCAGGATGCACAGACCCTCATCGTCGGCGGTAGGGCCACAGTCGCAGCCAAGGCcgcggctcttctcgcgcaaCTCGCGGATcaagaagagcgacagagagaggaaggagagagcgcaggagagcgagcgggagagcgagaagagaaggacgcggaGGGTGCGAGGCCGCAtgcttcgcccttctcggcAAAGCTCGGGGGAAGTGCGGGCGTCGAGGCTTTCGCGGCCTCGGTGAAAGAAAGTGCGGAAGCGGTGTGGCACAAACTGGATGCAAAAAGTCGGCAATTTGTTGCG GATCTCGGCGTGCTGCGGAATCTGTTGTGGCGGCTCTACCGACTGGacgctgtcgccttcttttccctaGTAGAGACGCTGAAAGCCTCCAAGGTGCTCGACCCCGGGTGGATGTACACCACAGAAATGCACGTTCTTCTTCATCGCGCGCAAAACAG AGTATTTTGTTTGCAGCGCATCCCGCACTCAGAACTGCttcggcagcgagagaaggcaaaccGAGCCAGGCATGCCCAGCTGAGAGGCGTCGCCGCAGCCTGCGAAGGACTAGACGGAGTCGTTTGCGTCGACTCGGCGAGCGATTCTGGAGACAACGCAGGTGacagcaaagaagaagagaaagattctctgtcttcgcgttCCGCTGCTCAAGACGCCGCGCAAACGTCGACGCAAGACACAGGCAGAGAAccctgttcctctcctcctttttcatcttcttttttctccgcttcttctgcgtcggcgcCGTGCCCGCGCTTGAGGGCGCGTCGTGAGCCTTTGGTGAAGAAAGCGGTTCTGGTGTGCGAACCAAATGCAAAGTGGGGATGGCTGATTCAGTTTCTCTGGCGCTGCGAAGTCAGCGACGCGATCTACCGAAAACTTTTGCTGGAGCAAGAGCAACCCAATCGCGCAAGGCacgggcgaggacgcggagggttcccgtctgcctcgccttcccacTTTTCTTTGGCGGCTGtgtcctcttctgctccgaCTTTGTCGGCATCTTTTTCgcgtggaagcgagagagaccggaCGGCCGGAGAGCCGCGGAGCCCGGGGGCGCGAACCGCCGCCGAACACGCGAGAGCACAAGACGCACTGGAGGAgaggggagcgagaggaagaggcaagcGGAACGTGGATCGAACGGAGCTGTCGAGAGCCGGTTGTGGGGAAACCTCTCCAAAGAGGCCTCGAATCGACTCAGAAGTCTCCAACGGGACGACGCCAGATAAGTCCGCACCCGCTACCTCCCACTGGGAGCccgcaggcggcgaggaagattGTGTGTTCGAGGCGGTGGatgacgaagagacaggcgacgacgagggagaagagacaggaacgtTTCGGAACCAGGAGCTGAGCCTGCTAGGAAAACAGTCGAGAGAGGTTTCCGACGACGCAGAGCTGCTTacggagggagaagatgcGCCTACGAGTGAAGCAGACGAAGTGCACGATGGCCAGAG TGCTtctgcttttcctcctctgttttcGCGACCGGGGCGAGGATGGGGAGGGAGCGCGTTAGGCGTGGAACGggagagcgagcgaagagagagagaaggcggcgggggACTCAGCGAAACGTCTCATCTTTTGCGCGTGGCGctgcaagaggaagaggcgaaagagtcTACGCCCTCCCTCTCGTGGGCGCACGCCGTCGAGGAGCATTTGTTGACCGACGAAACCATGAGAAAAAATGTTGCGAGGAGAACCCGAAAACTGCg AATTCGGCCGACGCCGTTCATCGTTAGCGCCAGCGCCGGCTCGGGCGCCGTCGCCTACGCGCTCCGGCAGCttctgccgcatgcagttgtcCTCGTGGACCCGCAGCCGTCGCTCGTGAGAGAAATCGAAGTTTTCTgtgcggaaagaagagcgctGAGCGACATGCTCTCAGAGGCGAGGGCATTCATCCCCCCAAAGGCCGCGGAAGCGAAcgacggcgggagagagagcggagctGCGGAGCAAAGAGCGAActgcgaaaaagaggaaagagagggaagcgaggagagcgaggaaggagagaagaagcctcgcaagaagaggaaggtggCCGAGCGGGAGTCGAAGGGAGAAGTGACAGTGAACGAAGGTCGAGACGCCAGTGCCGTGCAAACCCTCGCGGTGTACACGGGGCCTCCGTCTTCACCCTCGacctccttctcttcttcagatTCGTCGTCTTGTCTTCCGTACGTGTTCTCGGGGACAGATCTTTCTGTGTTTGTTCTCGTCCTGGAGCGGTCTGTCGAGCTCCAgcagtttctctccaccgTTCAAGTTGAACAGACAGCGTGGAAGATGCTCTTTCAGCAGAAGAAACATCTGTTGGTGCCGGTAGACgatctcctcttcttcaccccccttttgccttctctgaCTTCGACTGGCGGGTCGGAGTGGGAAGCGAGACTCGccgcgcgaagagaagagatgcGCCGCGTCGTCGCTTCCGAGGAAGCCGCCAGGAGACAACAGGGCCTTCGCGAGGGGGACGAGTCGGCCAACCCCCTGTTCGGGCGAGGCCTCAcgaccgcggagacagccgcgctTGGGCTCCAGTGGAGACAGCAGTTGGGCGCGATGGGGATCGGCAGCCAGAGCCTCGACTCGACGCGCAGGggaggaggccgagacgTCTTTCTCAGGCAACAGATCGAGAAAGAaatgaagaggagacagcaaggagagaaaaacgaaacgcaCGCCGGGCTCGCCTTGCGCGACCTTGAAACACAGACGCCCGACAGGCTCGGAGACACCCTTGTCTGCTCGGCAGCTCTCGAGCTCCTGCAACCCAAAGTCGTTGTCGACATGAGAGAAATGCGCTCGTCGCTACCTTTTGAACTCTTCTGCAAGAGGCTCCGCGTTGTCCCCCTAACTTTCGGTGTCGGAGATTACGTCCTCACAAG GGAAATTtgcgtggagaggaaggcgatcTTCGACTTGTGGCAGTCGTTGCTGTCAGGCCGTTTGTACCAGCAG GCCCAGTTACTCTGCCGCTATTACAGGTGCCCCACACTGTTAATCGAGTTCGAGCGAGGCCGCCctttcgccctcgtcggcTACCCAGGACTGCCTCTCGAGGCCGAGAGTCTCCGCGCTCTGGGGAACACAGCAGTAGGATGCTGTGCGCTCCTCCACAA GCTCTTACTTCTCGTCCTTcactttccttccctccgcCTCATCTGGGCGCCGCATTCGGCCTTTAGTGCGAATATCTTCATTGCCCTCAAG ACAGGCCGCGAGCAGCCCAACTTGAGTCGCATTGAAGCGATTGATCGGCAGTTTCtgctggagacagaagacagcgaagcgagtCAGCGCGCCATGAACATGCGgccgctctcgtctttccaGAGCACCTTTTCGATGCTTGGCGGCAAGAAGACTGTCTCGAAAGCCAAGCCCGACAGCGGACAGGTTGCCGCGTGCGCTTCGGCGGCGAAGGAACTGTCGCTACAGCGCGAAAcgggaggggaaaagagggatGAAGATGTCcctccagcttctccagcacagcagagaggaggcgcggctcaccagagagagacccaCGCGCAAGACGTTGTTTGCGTTGAAGATCGCACCGACGGCCATAGCAAAGGCGCGAGCGCCACTGGCCTCCAGCTCgtgggtgtacgtacaccagaaaagagaaaaaccgaaagccgcgtttccgcgccCAGTCAGCAGTTGCAACTAGCGCtccgtcctgtctctccaagCCAGGCGGCACGGGCAAACACAGATCCTCCCATCTTGTCTGACTGCGCGGAAAGCAGCGGCCTCACTGACACGCGACGTTCCGTCCTCGCTGTGCAGCTgacagaggaacagaaagctttgcgagggcgagaagcgaccgCTGGCCTTCGCCCCGCCTCGTCAGCCACAAACACGGCGGCTGTCGAttttctccggcgtctcccggGCGTCACGAGCAAAAACATCAATCTGATTGTCTCCCGG GTGGGTAGCGTTGCAGATCTTGCTTCCATGTCGGAGAAGGAAATGATCGATCTATTGGGCCC AGACGACGGCCATCACCTCTACTCTTTCCTGAACGCGCCGATCGACTTCGACTGA
- a CDS encoding at3g09100/MZB10_13, related, producing MNTLNPQPVPPPPKEGPRDVDGGTQPSSLSSSSSCSSSSSSSSSSSFSSVHGHSLAGPPELPGILAGDPAGLLPPEQAQRVRERVRKMCGWSRESFPGGQPVSLSKSNLTELFRNPYVACEKTDGIRFLLLAASGCIFLIGRKEEVRMIPDKFLPRKGRLQEPQQLTLLDGELVMDRLPDGDTAARYLIYDAICIERDESVKELNLMGRLAAVAERVIAPLRELEEKERLQSEREEDAPQPLKKRKARKNPLEIYLKDFFEIFDLLHIQRMALRLPHESDGIIFTPVNLPYTTGTCRQLLKWKPPHLNTVDFSADALYDERGVPRLFQLYVTDYGVRVFKGEFLAPYGALYKQLLQMASSTRLSGTIVECFWFPSPPVYTFVPSLRSAEDLRSEKEMCTWQTWNAAKPLYDLENGTWKEGGWVAERIRTVRLFAFFGKTKTRVVCSQGGRGNRERRIPSTSQIFQNTHLKKCTPLSDSEKGELDRKHTSKTNTSFYMQRELDNSRRRARKSRKETERRWTTEGDPVSPVCCVPVVSHLCISPVCLFRCFQDKNLPNSFQVMKKVQQSIDDSITFRTLLREAQRYRNHGKKTVGEACILPSEHTEDKEASSTETSG from the exons ATGAACACTCTCAATCCACAGCCCGTTCCTCCTCCCCCGAAGGAAGGCCCTCGAGATGTAGACGGAGGCACacagccttcttctctctcgtcttcctcttcctgctcttcctcctcttcctcctcttcctcctcttccttttcttctgtccaCGGACACAGTCTCGCTGGTCCGCCGGAACTTCCAGGGATTTTGGCAGGCGACCCTGCGGGGCTGCTGCCTCCCgagcaggcgcagcgcgTGCGCGAGAGAGTGCGGAAAATGTGCGGATGGTCCAGAGAGTCTTTCCCAGGTGGACAGCCCGTCAGCTTAAGCAAAAGCAATCTCACGG AGTTGTTTCGAAACCCGTATGTAGCCTGTGAGAAAACCGACGGTattcgttttctcctgctGGCCGCGTCGGGCTGCATCTTTCTCATcggcagaaaggaagag GTTCGCATGATTCCCGACAAGTTTCTTCCTCGCAAAGGCCGGCTACAGGAGCCGCAGCAGTTGACGCTGCTCGACGGCGAGCTCGTGATG gatCGGCTGCctgacggagacaccgcggcgCGGTATCTGATCTACGACGCCATCTGCATCGAACGGGACGAGTCGGTAAAGGAGCTGAACTTGATGGGTCGCCTAGCAGCTGTCGCCGAGCGCGTCATCGCGCCCCTGAGAGAgctcgaggagaaagagcgactGCAAAgtgaacgggaagaagacgccccGCAACCGctgaaaaagaggaaagcgcgaaaGAACCCCCTGGAAATCTACCTCAAG GATTTTTTCGAGATCTTCGATTTGCTTCACATCCAACGCATGGCGCTTCGCCTGCCGCACGAGTCAGACGGCATCATCTTCACCCCCGTCAACTTGCCGTACACCACCGGCACATGCAGGCAGCTACTCAAGTGGAAACCTCCTCACCTCAACACT gtcGATTTCAGCGCAGACGCACTCTATGACGAACGAGGCGTgccccgtctcttccagcTCTACGTCACCGACTAT GGTGTACGTGTGTTCAAGGGCGAGTTCCTCGCCCCCTACGGGGCGCTCTACAAGCAGCTTCTTCAAATGGCTAG CTCAACTCGGCTCAGCGGCACGATTGTCGAGTGTTTCTGGTTTCCCTCGCCCCCCGTGTACACCTTTGTTCCGTCTCTGCGAAGCGCCGAAGACTTGCGCAGTGAAAAGGAAATGTGCACGTGGCAAACGTGGAACGCAGCGAAGCCGCTGTATGATTTGGAAAATGGAAcgtggaaagaaggcggctGGGTTGCGGAACGCATTCGAACGGTGCGcctttttgcttttttcggaaaaacaaagacacgGGTCGTCTGCTCTcagggagggcgaggaaacagagaaagacgcattCCCTCCACATCGCAAATCTTTCAAAACACGCATCTCAAAAAGTGCACGCCATTATCTGACTCAGAAAAGGGTGAACTTGACCGTAAACATACCTCGAAAACCAATACATCTTTCTAT ATGCAGAGAGAGCTCGATAATTCGAGACGAAGAGCAAGAAAAAGtagaaaggagacagagcgacgaTGGACAACTGAGGGAGACCCTGTGTCGCCAGTATGTTGCGTGCCCGTGGTGTCCCACTTGTGCATTTCGCCCGTCTGTTTGTTTCGGTGTTTTCAGGACAAAAACCTCCCGAATTCTTTCCAAGTTATGAAAAAGGTTCAACAG AGTATCGACGACAGCATTACTTTCCGAACGCTGCTGCGAGAAGCCCAGCGGTATCGCAACCACGGCAAGAAGACAGTCGGCGAAGCATGTATCTTGCCGTCTGAGCACACCGAGGACAAAGAGGCGTCTTCGACGGAAACTTCCGGCTGA